One region of Chryseobacterium muglaense genomic DNA includes:
- a CDS encoding efflux RND transporter permease subunit, with product MLNKIIEFSVKNKLIIALFTIGLILFGVYETTKLPIDAQPDITNNQVQIITVASSYGAADIERLVTFPIEQATSNISGITEIRSFSRFGLSLVTVVFDDDTDVYWARQQVQERLQLVQQNIPEGIGKPELGPISSGLGEIFQYVVRAKKGYDHVYDETELRTIQDWVIRRQLLGTKGVADVSSFGGKLKQYEIAINPNQLQAFDININDVFDALEKNNQNTGGAYIEKKETVLFIRSEGLLGSSEDIGNIQVSTTKEGIPVHIKDVADVKIGFATRYGAMTFNDTGEVSGAIVLMLKGENANEVIGNIKQRLDKIQESLPEGVVVEPFLDRAKMVDNTIGTVKTNLMEGALIVVFILVLFLGNFRAGLLVASVIPLAMLFAIIMMNIFGVGGNLMSLGALDFGLIVDGAVIIVEAVLHQLAHKKHFGKDNMLSKAEMDSQVSSSASKMVNSAVFGQIIILIVYLPIFTLQGIEGKMFKPMAQTVAFALIGAFILSLTYIPMMSSLVLSRKKKTKDNISDKVMTKVEVGHQKLLIKALKFRKTIILTVVVLFAGAVFVLSKMGGEFIPSLEEGDFAVEMRILQGSNIEETKKATTQAAKILLKQFPEVQKVVTKIGSAEIPTEPMPMDAGDMIIVLKSKKEWTSAHSFPELSEKMSNALKVIPGLTTGFQFPVQMRFNELMTGARQDVVCKIYGEDLDSLATYAEKLGGIITTVNGAQDLYLEPVVGAPQVVIDYNRAELSRYNISVADINRVINMAFAGQTAGSLYEGERKFDVVVRMDQEHKKDITSIQNLLVPTPNGEQIPLSQLAKVELKESPNQIQREDTKRRIVVGFNVRGRDVQSIVEELQRKVNKDLKLSAGYTISYGGAFENLNEAKSRLGIAVPISLVMIFLLLFFAFGSVKHSLLIYTAIPLSAIGGIYFLALRGMPFSISAGVGFIALFGVAVLNGIVLISEFNRLKKDGVSNLSRIVIMGTRIRLRPVLMTAFVASLGFLPMAISNGAGAEVQRPLATVVIGGLMLATLLTLFVLPILYVLFEGVSKKKKYQKHQ from the coding sequence TTATCGCTCTTTTTACCATTGGGCTCATTCTTTTTGGGGTCTATGAAACCACAAAACTTCCCATCGATGCACAACCAGATATTACAAATAATCAGGTTCAGATAATCACTGTAGCATCATCTTATGGTGCAGCAGATATTGAACGGCTCGTAACTTTTCCTATTGAGCAGGCAACCAGCAATATTAGCGGAATCACCGAAATTCGTAGCTTTTCGCGTTTCGGATTATCACTGGTAACGGTAGTTTTTGATGATGATACCGATGTGTACTGGGCTCGTCAGCAGGTTCAGGAAAGATTACAATTGGTTCAGCAAAATATACCTGAAGGGATTGGTAAGCCTGAACTGGGTCCCATTTCATCAGGATTAGGCGAAATTTTCCAATATGTAGTGAGGGCAAAAAAAGGCTACGACCACGTTTATGACGAAACAGAGCTCAGAACCATTCAGGATTGGGTCATCCGAAGACAATTATTAGGCACAAAAGGCGTTGCCGATGTCAGTAGTTTCGGAGGAAAATTAAAACAATACGAAATTGCCATTAACCCTAATCAGCTTCAAGCATTTGATATCAACATCAATGATGTTTTTGATGCGCTCGAAAAAAACAATCAAAACACCGGAGGCGCTTATATTGAAAAAAAGGAAACCGTTCTATTCATCAGAAGTGAAGGGCTTTTAGGAAGTTCGGAAGATATAGGAAACATTCAGGTTTCAACAACAAAAGAAGGAATTCCGGTTCATATTAAAGATGTTGCTGATGTGAAAATTGGTTTCGCAACACGTTATGGAGCAATGACTTTCAATGATACAGGCGAAGTTTCCGGAGCGATTGTTTTGATGCTGAAAGGTGAAAACGCCAATGAAGTTATTGGAAACATCAAACAAAGATTAGATAAAATTCAGGAATCTTTGCCCGAAGGTGTTGTTGTAGAACCTTTTCTTGACCGGGCTAAAATGGTAGATAATACCATTGGTACGGTGAAAACCAATTTAATGGAAGGCGCATTGATCGTTGTTTTCATATTGGTTTTATTCCTTGGAAATTTCAGAGCAGGTTTATTGGTCGCTTCAGTAATTCCTTTGGCAATGCTTTTTGCCATTATTATGATGAATATCTTCGGCGTTGGCGGAAACTTAATGAGTCTCGGAGCTTTAGATTTCGGTTTGATTGTCGATGGTGCCGTTATTATTGTAGAAGCTGTTCTGCATCAATTAGCTCACAAAAAACATTTTGGAAAAGACAATATGCTTTCGAAAGCGGAAATGGACAGTCAGGTTTCCAGTTCGGCATCAAAAATGGTGAACAGTGCTGTTTTCGGGCAGATTATTATTTTAATTGTTTACTTACCCATTTTTACGCTTCAGGGAATTGAAGGGAAAATGTTTAAACCAATGGCTCAAACCGTTGCTTTTGCCTTGATTGGAGCATTTATACTGTCATTAACCTACATTCCGATGATGAGTTCTTTGGTATTGAGCAGAAAGAAAAAAACAAAGGACAATATTTCTGATAAAGTAATGACGAAAGTTGAAGTCGGTCATCAGAAATTATTGATAAAAGCTTTAAAATTTAGAAAAACGATTATACTTACCGTTGTAGTTCTATTTGCAGGAGCCGTTTTCGTGCTTTCAAAAATGGGTGGAGAATTTATTCCTTCTTTGGAGGAGGGTGATTTTGCAGTCGAGATGCGTATTCTTCAGGGAAGCAATATTGAGGAAACTAAAAAAGCCACCACACAGGCTGCTAAGATTTTATTAAAACAGTTTCCGGAAGTTCAAAAGGTCGTTACCAAAATAGGAAGCGCCGAGATTCCGACTGAGCCAATGCCGATGGATGCAGGAGATATGATTATTGTTTTAAAATCTAAAAAAGAATGGACCTCCGCACATTCATTCCCAGAACTTTCAGAAAAAATGAGTAATGCGTTGAAAGTAATTCCTGGTTTAACCACCGGTTTCCAGTTTCCTGTTCAAATGCGTTTTAATGAATTGATGACAGGGGCAAGACAGGATGTTGTCTGCAAAATTTATGGTGAAGATTTGGACAGTTTGGCTACTTACGCTGAAAAGTTAGGTGGAATTATTACCACTGTCAACGGTGCTCAGGATTTATATTTAGAACCTGTTGTCGGTGCTCCGCAAGTGGTAATCGATTATAATCGGGCTGAATTATCGCGCTATAACATTTCAGTTGCCGATATCAACAGAGTTATCAATATGGCTTTTGCAGGTCAAACTGCAGGCTCTTTATATGAAGGCGAAAGAAAATTTGATGTGGTTGTAAGAATGGATCAGGAACATAAAAAAGACATTACCAGTATTCAAAATTTATTGGTTCCCACTCCAAATGGAGAGCAAATTCCATTGTCTCAATTGGCAAAAGTAGAATTAAAGGAAAGTCCGAATCAGATTCAGCGAGAAGATACAAAACGTAGAATTGTAGTAGGTTTCAACGTTCGAGGAAGAGATGTGCAAAGTATTGTGGAAGAGCTTCAGCGTAAAGTTAACAAAGATTTGAAATTATCTGCAGGGTATACCATTTCCTACGGTGGCGCTTTTGAAAACTTAAATGAAGCAAAATCAAGATTGGGAATTGCCGTTCCTATTTCTTTGGTCATGATTTTCTTATTGTTATTCTTCGCCTTCGGTTCTGTAAAACATAGTTTATTGATTTACACTGCAATTCCGTTATCAGCAATCGGGGGAATCTACTTTTTAGCTTTAAGAGGAATGCCTTTCAGTATCAGTGCAGGAGTTGGCTTTATAGCACTTTTCGGAGTCGCTGTTTTGAATGGAATTGTACTGATTTCAGAATTTAACAGACTGAAAAAAGATGGAGTCAGTAATTTAAGCAGAATAGTTATAATGGGAACCAGAATAAGACTTCGTCCGGTTTTAATGACCGCATTTGTAGCTTCATTAGGATTTTTACCAATGGCAATCAGCAACGGAGCCGGCGCAGAAGTTCAAAGACCTTTGGCGACTGTGGTTATCGGAGGTTTGATGCTTGCAACACTCTTAACACTTTTTGTTTTGCCGATTCTGTATGTCTTATTTGAAGGAGTCAGCAAAAAGAAAAAGTATCAAAAGCATCAATAA